A genomic window from Sphingobacterium sp. BN32 includes:
- the nrdI gene encoding class Ib ribonucleoside-diphosphate reductase assembly flavoprotein NrdI: MIYLYYDSRTGNVERFINKVIQVTGWTAIRIQEDTVITEPGHLVTYTTNFGKVPDKTEGFANKFAEHLYSVTSSGNRNWGRNYAIAAEKISDHYAIPLAMKFELSGTLEDINQFIDIIKNQHYDSKRGSEKLDIA, translated from the coding sequence ATGATTTATCTATATTACGACTCACGAACAGGCAATGTGGAGCGCTTTATCAATAAAGTGATCCAGGTGACAGGATGGACAGCCATCCGTATCCAAGAAGATACGGTGATTACTGAGCCCGGTCATTTAGTAACCTATACCACCAATTTCGGCAAGGTTCCTGATAAGACGGAGGGTTTCGCGAATAAATTCGCTGAGCACCTTTACTCGGTCACCTCTAGTGGTAACCGTAACTGGGGACGAAACTACGCGATTGCAGCGGAGAAAATTTCGGACCATTATGCCATTCCTTTGGCAATGAAATTTGAACTTTCAGGCACATTGGAAGATATTAATCAATTTATTGACATCATCAAAAATCAGCACTATGATAGCAAACGAGGTAGCGAAAAATTGGATATTGCTTAA
- a CDS encoding GMC oxidoreductase: protein MANLNIDSAKERSYDAIVIGSGIAGGWSAKELCEKGLKTLVLERGRDVQHIKDYPTTNLYPWQFEHRGEIPYDVKQENPVVSRCYAFREDAQHFFVKDKEHPYVQEKPFDWIRGYQVGGKSLLWARQTQRWSDFDFQGPARDGFAVDWPIRYDDLQPWYDHVERFAGISGNKDGLPELPDGEFLPGFPLNIVEKYFKEQVESKYPGRKVISARCAHLSKPNQIHIDQGRVQCQNRLLCQRGCPFGGYFSSNASTLPWAAKTGNLTLRPDSVVHSILYDDEKGKAIGVKVIDRNTKEEIDFFGKLIFVNAAALNSNLILLNSKSKRFPNGLGNDSDTLGKYVAFHNYSARISAEHEGHLDYKVDGKNPAGGGYIPRFRNLHKQETDFLRGYAAGFGAYRKSGSDQSGIGEDLKSSLLNPKLGNWGVGSHMMGETIPKASNYVALDETQKDEWGIPQLKISVDYDDNDAKMKKDYLDTMEEMFTAAGFTNIQRNESSQAPGLDIHEMGGVRMGLDPKTSMLNKWNRLHSCPNVFVTDGACMTSTSTQNPSLTYMAFSARAVDYAINELKKGNIS, encoded by the coding sequence ATGGCAAATTTAAATATTGATTCTGCGAAGGAACGTAGCTATGATGCTATCGTGATAGGCTCTGGGATTGCGGGGGGTTGGTCTGCGAAAGAGCTATGTGAGAAAGGGTTAAAGACATTGGTTCTGGAAAGAGGACGTGATGTTCAACATATCAAAGATTATCCGACTACCAATTTATACCCCTGGCAGTTTGAACATCGTGGAGAGATACCATACGATGTGAAGCAAGAAAACCCCGTAGTAAGCAGATGTTATGCCTTCCGCGAAGATGCACAGCACTTCTTCGTGAAAGACAAGGAGCATCCTTATGTGCAAGAAAAACCATTCGATTGGATACGTGGATACCAGGTAGGAGGGAAGTCCTTATTGTGGGCTCGGCAGACCCAACGCTGGTCTGACTTTGATTTCCAGGGACCTGCTAGAGACGGCTTCGCCGTCGATTGGCCTATTCGATATGACGATCTACAGCCATGGTACGATCATGTTGAACGCTTTGCTGGTATTTCCGGCAATAAGGATGGGCTGCCGGAATTGCCTGATGGCGAATTCCTTCCTGGCTTTCCTTTAAATATCGTCGAAAAATACTTCAAGGAACAAGTAGAATCGAAATATCCGGGTCGCAAAGTGATATCTGCTCGTTGTGCACACCTTTCAAAACCTAATCAGATTCATATCGATCAGGGGCGTGTGCAATGTCAGAATCGATTGCTATGCCAAAGGGGATGCCCATTTGGAGGCTATTTCAGCTCCAATGCATCCACGCTGCCTTGGGCGGCGAAGACCGGCAACTTGACCCTAAGACCAGATTCTGTTGTTCATTCTATCCTTTACGATGATGAAAAAGGAAAAGCAATTGGTGTCAAAGTAATCGACAGAAACACAAAGGAAGAGATTGATTTCTTTGGCAAGCTGATCTTCGTTAATGCGGCCGCCTTGAACAGCAACCTGATCCTGTTGAATTCCAAATCAAAGCGCTTCCCGAATGGACTGGGCAATGACTCGGATACCTTGGGTAAATATGTCGCTTTCCATAATTACAGCGCGCGGATATCGGCAGAGCATGAAGGACATTTGGATTATAAAGTCGACGGTAAAAATCCTGCTGGTGGTGGTTATATTCCACGTTTCAGAAATCTGCATAAACAAGAAACCGACTTTCTAAGAGGCTATGCTGCTGGCTTTGGAGCGTATCGTAAATCCGGATCAGACCAATCTGGCATAGGCGAAGACCTGAAATCGTCTTTACTAAATCCTAAATTGGGCAATTGGGGCGTAGGCTCGCACATGATGGGAGAAACGATTCCAAAAGCATCAAACTATGTTGCACTCGATGAAACCCAAAAAGACGAATGGGGAATACCGCAATTGAAGATCTCAGTTGATTATGATGACAACGACGCCAAGATGAAAAAGGACTATCTAGATACCATGGAGGAGATGTTCACGGCTGCCGGCTTTACCAATATACAGCGTAATGAATCCTCACAGGCACCAGGCTTAGATATCCATGAAATGGGCGGCGTGCGGATGGGCTTAGACCCAAAAACATCCATGTTAAATAAATGGAATCGACTCCACAGCTGTCCAAACGTTTTCGTAACGGATGGCGCTTGTATGACTTCAACATCTACGCAAAACCCTTCGCTTACCTATATGGCATTCTCCGCTCGTGCAGTAGACTACGCCATCAACGAACTAAAGAAAGGCAACATCTCGTAA
- the nrdE gene encoding class 1b ribonucleoside-diphosphate reductase subunit alpha yields the protein MIANEVAKNWILLNNEIMIKHDDEFSLHKDKEAVRAYFLEYVNKNTVFFYTLKEKVDYLIENNYYIDFYEWFTFEQMEEVYNYVFAKKFRFQSFMAAFKFFQSYALRDDSGEKFLERYEDRVVAVSLFLAREEGVQKAIEYAEIMINQEYQPATPTFLNAGKKRSGELVSCFLDEIGDNLNGIGYAVDSAMKLSSIGGGVSFNISKIRARGEAIKGVEGRAGGVLPIMKIMEDTFSYANQLGQRPGAGAVYLNIFHSDIEEFLDCKKINVDEKVRIKSLSIGIIVPDKFMELAEKDEPCYLIYPHTVMQEYGKYLDELDMDEMYDELITNPNVKKKKINARHLLVKIAQTQKESGYPYIFFKENTNREHALNGIGKVKFSNLCTEIMQVSEVSDINIYGKEDTIRYGISCNLGSLNVATVMDNKRIKETVKTAMRALTVVTDVTNIEMVPSIAKANKELHSVGLGAMNLHGYLAKSFIMYESTEALDFANTFFMMMNYYSIEASMEIAKERGRTFVGFEKSAYADGSYFDKYLNRDYLPKTDKVKELFAGVHIPTVEDWDNLKAQVKEHGIYHAYRLAIAPNQSTSYIMNATASVMPIVDIIEVREYGDSTTYYPMPYLTNDNYFYFKSAYDMDQMKVLKLISVIQRHIDQGVSTILHTNSKDSTRDLAKYYIYAHKLGLKSLYYTRTRKSTIEECISCSA from the coding sequence ATGATAGCAAACGAGGTAGCGAAAAATTGGATATTGCTTAACAACGAAATCATGATCAAACATGATGACGAGTTCAGTCTCCACAAAGATAAAGAGGCTGTACGCGCCTATTTCCTTGAATATGTAAATAAGAATACCGTATTCTTTTACACATTGAAGGAGAAAGTAGATTATTTAATAGAAAACAACTATTATATTGATTTCTATGAATGGTTTACATTTGAGCAAATGGAAGAGGTTTACAACTATGTATTCGCTAAGAAATTCCGTTTCCAATCGTTCATGGCTGCATTTAAATTCTTCCAAAGTTACGCCTTGCGCGATGACTCTGGCGAGAAATTTTTAGAGCGCTATGAAGACCGCGTTGTTGCTGTATCTTTGTTCTTGGCAAGAGAAGAGGGCGTGCAGAAAGCTATCGAGTATGCAGAAATCATGATCAATCAAGAATATCAGCCCGCTACCCCGACATTCTTGAATGCTGGAAAGAAACGTTCCGGCGAGTTGGTTTCCTGTTTCTTAGATGAAATTGGTGATAACTTGAACGGTATTGGCTATGCGGTAGATTCAGCGATGAAGCTTTCATCTATCGGTGGTGGAGTATCTTTTAACATCTCTAAGATTCGCGCTCGTGGTGAGGCAATCAAAGGTGTTGAAGGCCGTGCAGGCGGTGTATTGCCTATCATGAAGATCATGGAAGATACATTCTCTTACGCTAATCAATTAGGACAACGTCCGGGCGCAGGAGCTGTATATTTAAATATTTTCCACTCGGATATCGAAGAGTTCTTAGACTGTAAGAAAATCAACGTTGACGAGAAGGTGCGTATTAAATCATTGTCTATCGGTATCATCGTTCCTGATAAATTCATGGAATTGGCGGAGAAAGATGAGCCTTGCTACTTAATTTACCCACACACGGTAATGCAAGAGTATGGTAAATACCTGGACGAGTTGGATATGGATGAGATGTACGATGAGTTGATCACCAATCCAAATGTTAAAAAGAAAAAAATCAATGCGCGTCACTTATTAGTGAAAATTGCACAGACACAAAAAGAATCAGGATATCCATATATCTTCTTCAAAGAGAACACCAACCGCGAGCATGCTTTAAATGGCATTGGAAAGGTTAAATTCTCAAACTTGTGTACTGAGATTATGCAGGTTTCGGAAGTGTCGGATATCAATATCTACGGTAAAGAAGATACCATCCGTTACGGTATTTCTTGTAACCTGGGTTCTTTGAACGTGGCGACCGTTATGGACAACAAACGCATCAAGGAAACGGTAAAAACAGCAATGCGTGCATTGACCGTAGTTACCGACGTGACGAACATCGAGATGGTTCCATCGATTGCTAAAGCTAACAAGGAATTACATTCTGTTGGTTTAGGAGCGATGAACTTACATGGTTATTTAGCGAAGAGCTTCATCATGTATGAATCTACAGAAGCATTAGACTTTGCAAATACGTTCTTCATGATGATGAACTACTACTCTATCGAAGCTTCTATGGAGATTGCGAAAGAGCGCGGTAGAACATTCGTTGGCTTTGAGAAATCTGCTTATGCTGACGGATCATACTTCGATAAGTACTTAAACCGCGATTACTTACCAAAAACAGATAAGGTTAAAGAATTATTCGCGGGCGTTCATATCCCTACAGTTGAGGATTGGGATAACTTGAAAGCTCAGGTAAAAGAGCACGGTATTTACCATGCTTACCGCTTGGCAATCGCTCCTAACCAGTCTACATCATACATCATGAATGCTACGGCTTCTGTTATGCCGATTGTAGATATCATCGAAGTAAGAGAGTACGGAGATAGTACAACCTACTACCCTATGCCTTACTTAACGAACGACAACTACTTCTACTTCAAGTCTGCCTATGATATGGATCAGATGAAAGTGTTGAAATTGATCTCGGTTATCCAACGTCATATTGACCAAGGGGTATCGACTATCCTTCACACGAATTCTAAGGATTCTACACGCGACTTAGCGAAGTATTATATCTATGCGCATAAATTAGGATTGAAGTCCTTGTATTACACAAGAACGCGTAAATCGACGATTGAAGAGTGTATCTCTTGCTCGGCATAG
- the nrdF gene encoding class 1b ribonucleoside-diphosphate reductase subunit beta, with the protein MSKQFTAVNWNTPDNDYALMFWEQNIKQFWIDTEYIPSKDIDSWKGLSWDMKECYKKALGGLTLLDTLQSHTGMPKIIDHIDSLQNKAVLSYMCMMEAIHAKSYSTIFTTVSTTNEINDVFGWVSQNKFLQYKAATIDKHYRGIDKEKVSNEELFMAMAASVLLESFLFYSGFFLPLWLCGQGQMVASADIIKKIVADESIHGVFVGLIAQEVFAKLPNKEEVKQRFLALLNDLYENEIKYTEELYTVVGLTAEVKEYVRYNGNKALMNLGFEPIFEVKQVNPIVLNGLNTETTQHDFFSKKSTNYEKSMEIVHLMNEDFAMDATVEI; encoded by the coding sequence ATGAGCAAACAATTTACCGCGGTAAACTGGAACACACCAGACAACGATTATGCATTGATGTTCTGGGAACAAAATATTAAGCAATTCTGGATTGATACCGAGTATATCCCTTCCAAAGATATCGACAGCTGGAAAGGCTTAAGCTGGGACATGAAGGAATGTTATAAAAAAGCTTTAGGTGGTTTGACTTTATTGGATACCCTGCAATCGCATACAGGTATGCCGAAAATCATCGACCATATTGATTCTTTGCAGAACAAAGCGGTATTGTCTTACATGTGTATGATGGAAGCGATCCACGCTAAATCATACTCTACAATCTTTACCACCGTATCGACAACAAACGAGATCAACGACGTATTTGGTTGGGTTTCTCAGAATAAATTCTTGCAATATAAAGCGGCTACAATCGACAAACACTATCGCGGAATCGATAAGGAAAAGGTTTCTAACGAGGAGTTGTTCATGGCAATGGCAGCATCTGTATTATTAGAATCTTTCTTATTCTACTCTGGATTCTTCTTACCATTATGGTTATGTGGTCAGGGTCAGATGGTAGCCTCTGCGGATATCATCAAGAAAATCGTTGCTGATGAGTCTATCCACGGTGTTTTCGTAGGATTGATTGCGCAAGAAGTATTTGCTAAACTTCCGAACAAAGAGGAAGTAAAACAACGTTTCTTAGCTTTATTGAACGACTTATACGAAAACGAAATTAAGTATACTGAGGAGCTTTATACAGTGGTAGGTTTAACTGCTGAAGTTAAAGAATATGTTCGTTATAACGGTAACAAGGCCTTAATGAACTTAGGTTTCGAGCCGATCTTTGAAGTAAAACAAGTGAACCCTATCGTATTGAACGGTTTGAATACAGAGACTACGCAGCATGACTTTTTCTCCAAGAAGTCTACAAACTATGAGAAGTCTATGGAAATCGTGCATTTGATGAATGAAGACTTCGCAATGGATGCGACAGTGGAAATTTAG